The DNA sequence GAGGCCCGAACAGAACAATGTTTATCATAATGTTGCTTTGCTTTTGGCAATTCGCTTTTGGCTTCTTGCTTTTAGCTTTGTTTAGTTAATATTTTACTTTTATTTCGATTTAATATTTAAGCTAAAAGCCAGTAGCTGATAGCTATCGGCAATCTAATGATTGATTTTTCCTTCTTCTAATTGATACAGATCTGAAAGGTTTCTTCCCAATTCATCATAATCTAATCCATAACCAAGAACAAATTTATTTGGAATTTCTTTTCCAATATAATCCAGTTTGAAATCTTTCTTATAAACTTCAGGCTTCAATAAGAAAGAAGCTAGTTTTACTGATTTCGGACGCTGTGTTTCTTTGAAATACTTGAAAAGGCTTTCAACCGTATTTCCTGTATCTACAATATCTTCAACAAGAATGATGTGACGGTCTTTAACATCTTTCGTCAGTTCCATTTTTTGATAAACGATTCCTGTAGATTCTGTTCCTGCGTAAGAGCTCATTTGAATAAAAGCGATCTCACAGTTTCCCGGATAATGCTTTAAAAGATCTGAGAAGAACATGATAACTCCGTTCAAAACTCCTATGAAGACAGGAACTTCATCTTTGTAATCTTCATAAATTTTCAGCGCTGTGGCCTTTACTATTTCCTGAATTTCGGCGTCCTTTAGATAAGGAACAAAAGTTTTGTCGTGAACTTTAATGCTTTCCATAAAAATTTTTAGTAGTTGGCAAAGTTACGGTTTTTTGATTTTTCATTAAAATGTTTTTCTGTTTAATCCACTATTTGCATTATATTTGCATTCACAAAACCCAAAAATACGCACATGTAGGATATAATTTCTTTCAGATTTAATTTACAATAACTATTCTGGTTATTGATGTTTAACTTCAATTAGAAAGAAATTATGATTTTTCTACAAAATATATCCTATAGATTTCCCAACAGAGACCTTCTCTTTAATCATATCAATATAACGATCCCAACATCCTCAAAATCGGCTTTAGTCGGAAGTAATGGTATGGGCAAATCCACGTTGCTTAAA is a window from the Chryseobacterium sp. T16E-39 genome containing:
- a CDS encoding phosphoribosyltransferase, whose product is MESIKVHDKTFVPYLKDAEIQEIVKATALKIYEDYKDEVPVFIGVLNGVIMFFSDLLKHYPGNCEIAFIQMSSYAGTESTGIVYQKMELTKDVKDRHIILVEDIVDTGNTVESLFKYFKETQRPKSVKLASFLLKPEVYKKDFKLDYIGKEIPNKFVLGYGLDYDELGRNLSDLYQLEEGKINH